In Perca flavescens isolate YP-PL-M2 chromosome 7, PFLA_1.0, whole genome shotgun sequence, the following proteins share a genomic window:
- the LOC114558598 gene encoding GTPase IMAP family member 4-like, which produces MARYFGWSRKNEEMRIVMVGKTGIGKSATGNTILGQKYFESKRSPISLTIDCSKGKAEVDGQQVAVIDTPGLFDTRYGKDKTSKDLCQCISYASPGPHVFLVVIGLDRYTEEEKKTVQRIQEIFGQAADKYSMVLFTHGDQLEDTTIEEFLKESSDLQDLVTRCNGQYHVFNNKLKDRSQVTELLQKIRKVNQKNGGSYYTNEMFQEAERLIEEEKQRILKEIEEKIRKEQEELERNIQEKYEKQMKKMKKRHESEAREKAEENNILYRVLEAGQAIVGAFTFIGKTIGGWLK; this is translated from the exons ATGGCCAGATATTTTG GTTGGAGCAGaaaaaatgaggaaatgagGATAGTGATGGTGGGGAAGACAGGAATTGGGAAGAGTGCCACTGGAAACACCATTCTGGGACAAAAATACTTTGAATCAAAGCGCAGTCCAATTTCTTTGACTATAGACTGTTCCAAGGGCAAAGCTGAGGTGGATGGGCAACAGGTGGCTGTTATCGACACCCCAGGCCTGTTTGACACCAGGTATGGCAAGGATAAAACATCTAAAGATCTATGCCAGTGCATCTCTTATGCTTCTCCTGGACCCCATGTGTTCCTGGTGGTCATCGGGCTGGACAGATACACTGAAGAGGAAAAGAAGACAGTGCAAAGGATTCAAGAAATCTTTGGCCAGGCTGCagacaaatacagcatggttcTCTTTACTCATGGGGACCAACTTGAAGACACAACTATTGAAGAGTTCTTGAAGGAATCCTCAGACCTGCAAGACCTCGTGACCAGATGTAATGGCCAGTACCATGTCTTCAATAATAAGCTGAAGGATCGCTCTCAGGTCACTGAGCTGCTCCAGAAGATCAGAAAAGTAAACCAGAAGAACGGAGGAAGCTACTACACAAACGAGATGTTCCAAGAGGCCGAGAGGCTAATCGAAGAAGAGAAACAACGCATCCTGAAAGAGATAGAAGAGAAAATACGCAAAGAACAAGAGGAATTGGAGAGAAACATTCaggaaaaatatgaaaaacagatgaagaaaatga AGAAGAGACATGAAAGTGAGGCCAGAGAGAAAGCTGAGGAGAATAATATATTGTATCGTGTGTTAGAAGCTGGCCAGGCTATAGTTGGAGCATTTACATTTATTGGAAAAACAATTGGAGGATGGTTAAAATAG